The genomic region GATGTGCTGAAAGGTTTGGGGCAAGGTATCCAGAGTGCCCTTGTGTTCGAAGACTGCATACTTCTGAGGCTGAACTTCGATCCAGCGGTACTTCTCGGGCAGGTCGTCGAGCTTGCTGATCTCGACGCCGGCGATGTATTCGAAACCGCCCTTTCCATCTGGATTGCAGCAAATGCCGTAGGTTACTTCGCTTTTCTGACCGGGAATTTTGCCGATCTCGGGAATGAATTTCTCCCATAGGTCGGGGATCGCTTTGGTCGTATCCGCAGTAAATCGTCCGCCAAGCCCCGCTATGAGCATGAAGTGCCCGTTTTCAAAGCGTGGTTCAGCCCTTTCGACTTGTTTTTGTCCATCCATGACTCGACTCCTGAAGTGGGTTCGGCTGGGAGTATAGAAGCCAAACCCGATTCGCCCAGTCAGAGCCCCGGAAGCTGCCCGGCGGTGGGTGCACCGATAAACTCGTTGTAACCCGATAGAATCACGTAGACCGCGAAATAGCAGAAGATCGCGGCCGATGCCATGTAGGAATAACGCAGCAGTTTGTCTCCGAGCAACTTGCCGCCATGGCTCGCCGCGAAGCACAGCGTGACGCACCAGAGAATTCCCGCACAGAGAAATCCACCGAGAAACAACGCCGAGCTGAGGGTGCCGCCGCCACCGGAACGGGCAATCAGGGTGCCGCCCACCGCGGCGAACCAGAGAATCGCACTGGGCGACGACATGGCGAGGAAAATCCCCCGCAAGAACTCTTTGCGATGGGAGTTGTGGCCAACGTCGGCGGTCTCGGCCAACACCGCATTATGGTAGATCGCCGAATGAATCATCTTCGCCGCGAAATACAGCAGCAACGCCGACCCGCCGATCCACAACACCCAACGTACGGTTTCGTACTGCAGCAATACGGTCATCCCGGCCAGTGCCAGCACTGCGTAAATCAGGTCACCGACGCAAGTCCCCAGCCCCAGGGCAAAGCCTTGAAAATAGCCGCGCTGCATCGCCAGGGTGATCATCGCGATATTGGCCACGCCGATGTCCAGGCACAGTGAGAGGCTGAGCAGGAAGCCACTGGTAAATTCCATCAACCCGTTTCCTTCGGAAAAAATTGTTCACGTAGAGGCTGGACAGTTTGCCACAGCTGCCCTTACATTCCGCCACAGGCCACCGCAGTGGCCAGCGTCGCTCGGACG from Pseudomonas sp. GGS8 harbors:
- a CDS encoding GyrI-like domain-containing protein — its product is MDGQKQVERAEPRFENGHFMLIAGLGGRFTADTTKAIPDLWEKFIPEIGKIPGQKSEVTYGICCNPDGKGGFEYIAGVEISKLDDLPEKYRWIEVQPQKYAVFEHKGTLDTLPQTFQHIWKTWLPESGYEAADAPEFERYSEDFNPKLNTGVLEIWLPIKA
- a CDS encoding LysE family translocator, with protein sequence MEFTSGFLLSLSLCLDIGVANIAMITLAMQRGYFQGFALGLGTCVGDLIYAVLALAGMTVLLQYETVRWVLWIGGSALLLYFAAKMIHSAIYHNAVLAETADVGHNSHRKEFLRGIFLAMSSPSAILWFAAVGGTLIARSGGGGTLSSALFLGGFLCAGILWCVTLCFAASHGGKLLGDKLLRYSYMASAAIFCYFAVYVILSGYNEFIGAPTAGQLPGL